The genomic region TTCTCGTTGCTTTTGAATATTTGCTCGCAGTGCCGATAGCTGTTTCACAACATCTGTTTCCGATCTGCTCAGATTTTGCAAAATTGTACCTCTCTGTTCCCGCACGTCTGCTTCCATTTCTGCTAGCTTGGGTGCAAACTCTAGACTCAATCTCTCTAAGTTTTCTACTAATAAATTTCTTTGAGTTTGTGACTGCTGTTGTAACTCATTGAGCCGCGCCACAAATGCTGTTTCCGACTGTTGTAATTTCCTCAAAATACCGTCTTTTTGTCCCTGTACCTCTGCTTGCAATGCCGCTAGTTGAGGCGCAAAATCCGCACTCAGTCTTTCTAAATTGCGGATTGTTAAATCTTTCTGATTTGCCGCCTGTTTTTCCAGTTCAAACAGTTGAGTAATAAATGTACCTTCTACTTGCCTGAAGTTTTGTAGAGAACTATCTTTTTGCTCGACAATATCGGCATTGAAGGCATTAACTTGAGTGTCAAAATCTGTTTTTGCTTGTACGAATTGTCCTAAAACAGTATCCTTACGCTTTTCTATTTCTGCTTGTATTACCGACAACTCACCATCAAACTCCGATTTCACTTGCTCGAATTCTTGTAACGTCAGAGATTTTTGTGCTTGCGCATCTGCTTGTAATGCTAAAACTTGAGTATCAAAATTTGTTTTCGTCTGTTCAAATTGTTGTAATGCAACATCTTTTTGTCCTTGCACATCAATTTGAAATTCTGAGAGTTGGTGAGTAAAAGCAACTGCTAATTGTTCTAAGTTACCCAGAATAGCTTCTCGTTGCTTTTGAGTCGTACCTTGGATATCATTTAATTGTTGGATAAAGTCTTGCTCCGATCGCTTCAAGTTCTGCACGATCGCATCTTTTTGTGCTTGTACGTCCGCTTGCAATTCCATCAATTGAGGTGAAAAATCAGCTCCTAATTGCTCTAAGTTACGTAAAATTAAATCCCTATGTTTTTGCGCTCCTAAATGCAAATCTGTCAGTTGTGTAGAGAACTGATTTTCTAAATTTTCTAATGCTTGTTTAGAAGTATTAACTTGAGTTGCCAGATCCGATAAAACTTGATTTTTAGTTTGATAGACTTCAGAGATTAACTGAGAGAGATTATTTCTTTTGGCATTAATTTCTTGGTGTAAAGTATCTGCCTCATTATCCATATCCTCAGCGATACCTTGGGCTGCACGCAACAGCTTTTTCACTTCTTGGTTAGCAGTATTCAGCTTACTTTCTAACTCTCCTACCTCTTTAATACGTGCTGCAACCAAATCGGCTACCTCGCGCACTACCGATCGCCGTAGCAAGAACAGAGTTGCGATCGCCAAAGCTAAAATGAGTACTAGGACGGCAAGCAGAATGTTAAAAATCGTTAACGTCTGGCTAAATATGCGATTTGCTTCTGCTTGAACTTGCTGTTGGACTGGAGTTTGTTGAATTGGACTTTGTTGTGTACCTGGCTGTAACTGCGCCACCTGTCTTTCTTGGCTAATGCTTTGGGTAGCTGTTTGGGCAAGAATGGGCTTATTAGCGCTAGCAACTCCAGCACTTGCAATACCTACAGACAGCAGGAAAGTAGAGAGAACCTTTCCACTACGGGATACCAGTGTCAAGACTTCTGAATGCTTGCGTTCCATCAGTACTTCCTTTGTCTGTTTGAGAGGGACAGCTATATCCAAATATATCGTTCCTAGTTAAGTATCTCTCGAATGGGGAGTTGGGAGTCGTCGGGGCGGGTTTTGAGCAAAATTTTCTGGCTTTGAGTCTCAAACTCCGGGCTAAACCCGCCCGTACAGGATTGTCGTCGGGGCGGGTTTTGACCAAAAATTTCTGGCTTTGAGTCTCAAACTATTTGCGCGCACCCGCCCGTACAAAGAAGTCGGGAGTCGGGAAAGAGTGTAGGATGTAGTGTGTGGTAACTGCTCACTGATAACTGACAACTGATAAAGTGGCAACATTAGCGATCGGCATGATTGAGACTGCGGGCGTTCCTGCTGCTGTGGAAGCTGGGGATGCGATGTGTAAAGCGGCGCTGGTGACACTTGTTGCATATGAAAACACCGATCTCGGTCGCATTACTGTTATCATCAGAGGCGCTGTCTCTGAGGTGAATGTAGCTATTACGGCTGGCTTAACGGCTGTATCGCGGGTTAATGGCGGCGAGATCCTTTCCCATCACATTATTGCTCGTCCTCACGAAAATTTAGAGTATATCTTACCAATTCACCGCACGGAAGATGTAGCTCAATTTCAGCACGATATTTGCTTTCCCCCACCTTTGTCAGTTTAGAGGGAGCAGGGAGTAGGGAGCAGGGGAAGAAGAAACAAGGGGGACAGGAAGATTTATGGGACAAAAAGTAGCATTTTGGTTAATTCCCGCCGCCGCCGATAGAATCTTCTTGCAGGAAGTTATCGATCGCCTTGCCGAAAATTACGCTGCTTTCTCCTTCACTCCCCACGTTACAATTTACTGGGGAGAATTTGCAGATGATGCATCTCTAACTGAAATTTTAGAGCAGGCAATTCGAGGAATTAACGCTTTTAGTTTACAGTGCAATCGCGTCTTATATACAGATCGATTTACGAAAACTCTTTTCGTCCAATTTCATCCCAGTAAAATCTTAAGTCAGATTACAGAGTCAATTCGGAATCACTCCCAGTCCCCTACCGATTTTACCCTCAATCCCCATCTCAGCTTGATGTACAAACATCTCGATGCAGATGTAAAACAATCAATAGCTGCAACCATTTCTCTACCAAGAACCGAAGTTTTTTTCGATGAAATTCAAGTATTGCTGACTCCAGATACAGCACAAACGCGAGAAGATATTGAAAATATTAAATCGGTTATCAGTTATCAGTTACCAGTTATCAGTTGAGAGTGAGTAGTGAGTGGTGCGTGGCAAATTACTGATTACCAAATAACCCCATGTGCGCCTTTTTTCTTAGCCCCCTTTTTAAGGGGGTTGGGGGATCGAAAAACTGTGCTACTCATCAAGAGATCCCCCCTAACCCCCCTTGAGAAAAGGGGGGAACAAGAGAAAGTTGCACCGAAGCGTAACTAACTACCAGCTAACAATTACCAATTACTAAATCTACACTCGAACTGGACACAGTTTAACTGAGCAAAATTCAAGCACCTGTAATAATTATTTACTTTTCCTTTAATTGCTTTTTTGCCTTGCAGTCGATAAAATACCACTCATAACTATTAAGTACATTATCTTGATAGCTTAACCGTAGATTAAGGGTTTAACTAGTAGAACTGCGCTCTTCAGATGTAAAAACTTAACCTTTATTGGAGATAACTATGGCGATTCAAAGCGATGTGGAATTAGGTACGCATAGACCAACTCAAACTCGGCTCAAGATTCGCATACCGAAAGGCTTGCATGGCGAACCAGTTATTTCTCGCCTCACTTCCCAGTGTGGAATTACTGTCAATATTTTGGCGGCTTTGCTGAGTGCGAATGGACGCGATGATGGTTGGTTCGACTTAGAACTTCATGGGACAAAACCTCAAATTGGCAATGCGATAACCTATTTGAACGACTTGGATTTAGAAATTTGGGGACAGTCTACGCCAGAAGAAGACGGCTGGTAAGCAAGTCAAAAGTCAAAAGTGAAAAATTCGTAGGGGCGGGTTTAGTTAGAATCCTTAATAACTAACGAAGATCTCTAACCAAAACCCGCCCGTACAAATAAAAGTACGATTTTAGTGGGGCGATCGCGCGTGCAGGTAGACATGCGTATTGTTATACGATCGTCTTGACGCTGCTAGTGTATGCCTGATGGAATTTGACATCATCTCTCAAGCCAAAACTCCAATTCTGGAAGCTCTTTGGCAATGTGCAACTCGAATCAATCATGCTCCTTTCTATACCCCAGGACATAAACGGGGAGAAGGAATCACCCAGCAGCTAGTGAATTATTTTGGTAAAGCCATATTTAGTGCTGACTTACCAGAATTGCCGGAGTTAGATAACCTATTTGCACCCCAAGGAATCATTCAGGAAGCGCAAGAGTTAGCCGCAGTCGCATTTGGAGCGGAAAAAACCTGGTTTTTAGTCAACGGTTCTACTTGTGGTGTAGAGGCAGCAATTTTAGCAACTTGTGGGGTAGGAGATAAGATTATTCTGCCGCGTAACGTGCATAATTCAGCGATCGCAGGTCTAATTCTCTCTGGTGCTGTCCCTATTTTCATTGCTCCTGCATACGATCCGGTGCTGGATATCGCTCACAGCATCACTCCTGAAGCAGTAGCCGCAGCCTTAGCTGAACATCCCGATGCCAAAGCGGTGTTGATGATATATCCGACATATTATGGTGTATGTGGCGATCTAAGTGCGATCGCTGCTGTAGTACATCGACATAATATTCCTTTATTAGTTGACGAGGCGCACGGTTCCCACTTTGCCTTTCATTCCGAATTACCTACCCCTGCCTTAGCATCTGGAGCAGATTTAAGCATACAGTCAACTCATAAGGTATTAGGGGCATTGACTCAAGCCTCAATGCTACACGTTAGCGGCAATAGAATAGATCGCGATCGCCTGAATAAATC from Chroococcidiopsis sp. SAG 2025 harbors:
- a CDS encoding tetratricopeptide repeat protein, which codes for MDIAVPLKQTKEVLMERKHSEVLTLVSRSGKVLSTFLLSVGIASAGVASANKPILAQTATQSISQERQVAQLQPGTQQSPIQQTPVQQQVQAEANRIFSQTLTIFNILLAVLVLILALAIATLFLLRRSVVREVADLVAARIKEVGELESKLNTANQEVKKLLRAAQGIAEDMDNEADTLHQEINAKRNNLSQLISEVYQTKNQVLSDLATQVNTSKQALENLENQFSTQLTDLHLGAQKHRDLILRNLEQLGADFSPQLMELQADVQAQKDAIVQNLKRSEQDFIQQLNDIQGTTQKQREAILGNLEQLAVAFTHQLSEFQIDVQGQKDVALQQFEQTKTNFDTQVLALQADAQAQKSLTLQEFEQVKSEFDGELSVIQAEIEKRKDTVLGQFVQAKTDFDTQVNAFNADIVEQKDSSLQNFRQVEGTFITQLFELEKQAANQKDLTIRNLERLSADFAPQLAALQAEVQGQKDGILRKLQQSETAFVARLNELQQQSQTQRNLLVENLERLSLEFAPKLAEMEADVREQRGTILQNLSRSETDVVKQLSALRANIQKQREVVVKGLKQAEADYKQQLNVIQTEAQAERSTILQNLRLLQSEFAPQLAEIKTETAGKFQEQNDLALESIAKLRQAIAAQISASGTKLQTEIEQAIQNLKTREVEYESEVENTQSEIKSQQDRTIQSIAELETEARNKLSGIQSEIQTRKDRTLQAIDKLETTLSSFLKDLQSEATTHKELILHNLAEVAPKAIAEAAFAEMTEKLEELTAQIERLKSNQPHLFLNPEDCVNQGNTLFAEGRYEAAVVAYNRALELKPDNPDVWYQLGMAHGELQQYEKAIAAYDKVLEVRPNNPETWYQRGLALKELKRYEGAFAAFNKVLKVEPNDEKAWFQRGIVLGRANKLAEAIAAYDKAVEINPQYYQAWIDRGVALGKLQRHEEAFQSFDKAVQIKPDSAVAWLNRGMALEVLERYEDAIASYDKAIEFNPDSFKAWNSRGYLLVQLERDAEALTSFDRALQIKSDYSNAYYNRAACYALQGQAESALENLQQAIKLNPSHREEAQADPDFEALINDRRFQQEIGG
- a CDS encoding carbon dioxide-concentrating mechanism protein CcmK, encoding MIETAGVPAAVEAGDAMCKAALVTLVAYENTDLGRITVIIRGAVSEVNVAITAGLTAVSRVNGGEILSHHIIARPHENLEYILPIHRTEDVAQFQHDICFPPPLSV
- a CDS encoding 2'-5' RNA ligase family protein, with product MGQKVAFWLIPAAADRIFLQEVIDRLAENYAAFSFTPHVTIYWGEFADDASLTEILEQAIRGINAFSLQCNRVLYTDRFTKTLFVQFHPSKILSQITESIRNHSQSPTDFTLNPHLSLMYKHLDADVKQSIAATISLPRTEVFFDEIQVLLTPDTAQTREDIENIKSVISYQLPVIS
- a CDS encoding NIL domain-containing protein, which codes for MAIQSDVELGTHRPTQTRLKIRIPKGLHGEPVISRLTSQCGITVNILAALLSANGRDDGWFDLELHGTKPQIGNAITYLNDLDLEIWGQSTPEEDGW
- a CDS encoding aminotransferase class I/II-fold pyridoxal phosphate-dependent enzyme, translated to MEFDIISQAKTPILEALWQCATRINHAPFYTPGHKRGEGITQQLVNYFGKAIFSADLPELPELDNLFAPQGIIQEAQELAAVAFGAEKTWFLVNGSTCGVEAAILATCGVGDKIILPRNVHNSAIAGLILSGAVPIFIAPAYDPVLDIAHSITPEAVAAALAEHPDAKAVLMIYPTYYGVCGDLSAIAAVVHRHNIPLLVDEAHGSHFAFHSELPTPALASGADLSIQSTHKVLGALTQASMLHVSGNRIDRDRLNKSLQLLQSTSPSYLLLASLDAARQQMALYGEELMAKTLRLADEARNRISQIPDLSVLQLPAKSSGFVALDKTRLTVTVSGLGIAGFEADEILHQELGVTAELPSLQNLTFIISLGNTVADIERLVAGFAVLAERSTQVSQNSKFKIQNFSTPVRVGLANSLTAKAFSFWSKPARTTPDSPLTPREAFFAPTETLPFHQTRDRISAELICPYPPGIPILMPGEIITSEALEYLQQIQASDGYITGCTNPSLTQLKVVKK